From Brassica oleracea var. oleracea cultivar TO1000 chromosome C3, BOL, whole genome shotgun sequence, a single genomic window includes:
- the LOC106329719 gene encoding U-box domain-containing protein 51-like, which produces MERNEVREGPIAIAVDRDKTSIQALKWAIENHIPQGETLKLVHVIQRSANGPNTDDELSEREHKNRQITRFLPLRCLCMRRNIQTEVVLLDDQDVAKALIEYISHNFISTFFIGASLKKSITRLFKVDDIPSNVMRWAPDFCTVLVVSKGRLSSVRSATRPLPLALPSPSSGTAPLSPLSNTDELPSEMSLSREDDVFFEEFSSLETDSSVNISERISTDSSVLSFYKKLGAPHMLEIPGLDDEKSMFSMYLNSPSDEKNCTLPPRDDGEDEKRRLKKELKETMNMYHAACKEALMANERVAELEIWKKKAEKMLLQMAEDRAATMAIREQRAKAEMEAVRRRGSDDRKIVSDDLGESHVVAKYESLLHIVVVLLLLCFCFIFR; this is translated from the exons ATGGAGAGAAATGAAGTAAGGGAAGGGCCTATAGCTATTGCAGTGGACAGAGATAAAACAAGCATCCAAGCTCTTAAATGGGCTATAGAGAATCATATACCCCAAGGAGAAACATTAAAACTTGTTCATGTCATCCAAAGATCTGCAAATGGACCTAATACAGATGATGAATTGTCTGAAAGAGAGCACAAAAATAGACAAATCACTCGGTTTCTTCCATTGCGTTGTCTTTGTATGCGACGAAAT ATACAAACCGAAGTAGTTTTGCTTGATGATCAAGATGTGGCGAAAGCATTGATAGAATATATTAGCCATAACTTTATTTCTACATTCTTCATAGGTGCCTCTTTGAAGAAGAGCATTACAAG GCTGTTCAAGGTTGATGACATTCCAAGTAATGTGATGAGATGGGCTCCAGATTTCTGCACTGTTTTAGTAGTATCAAAGGGAAGACTATCAAGTGTACGTTCAGCCACTAGGCCATTACCTCTAGCATTGCCATCTCCTTCTTCAGGGACTGCACCACTGTCACCACTCAGCAACACCGACGAGCTTCCCTCTGAGATGTCATTGTCAAGAGAAGACGACGTTTTCTTTGAGGAGTTCTCATCACTTGAGACAGATTCTAGTGTGAACATTAGTGAGAGGATCAGTACAGATAGTTCTGTTCTATCCTTCTATAAGAAACTTGGAGCTCCACACATGTTGGAGATTCCAGGTCTGGATGATGAGAAATCGATGTTTTCGATGTATCTTAATAGTCCTTCTGATGAAAAGAACTGTACGTTACCACCAAGGGATGACGGCGAGGATGAGAAGAGAAGGTTGAAGAAAGAGCTGAAGGAGACGATGAACATGTACCATGCGGCTTGCAAAGAAGCCCTTATGGCAAATGAGAGAGTAGCTGAGCTGGAAATATGGAAAAAGAAAGCAGAGAAAATGCTTCTTCAAATGGCTGAAGATAGAGCAGCAACAATGGCCATCAGAGAGCAGAGAGCAAAGGCAGAGATGGAGGCGGTGAGAAGGAGAGGGAGTGATGACAGAAAGATTGTTTCGGATGATCTTGGAGAGTCTCATGTAGTGGCTAAATATGAGAGCTTGCTCCATATTGTAGTTGTTCTTTTACTCTTATGTTTTTGTTTCATATTCAGATAG